The uncultured Desulfuromonas sp. genome has a segment encoding these proteins:
- a CDS encoding FeoA family protein: MCPLSQCKSGDTVFVKGFTGGARLRGKLHAMGLMPGEEIEVISSNCGPLVIQSKGVKLAIGCGMAENILVSCECSCTRAGCWQA; encoded by the coding sequence ATGTGTCCTTTGTCTCAGTGTAAAAGTGGTGATACCGTTTTTGTCAAAGGGTTTACCGGCGGTGCCCGGTTGCGGGGTAAACTGCATGCCATGGGCCTGATGCCCGGAGAAGAGATTGAGGTGATCTCCAGCAACTGCGGACCTCTGGTCATTCAATCCAAAGGGGTCAAATTGGCTATTGGTTGCGGCATGGCTGAGAACATTCTCGTCTCCTGCGAGTGCTCTTGCACGAGGGCCGGCTGCTGGCAAGCCTGA
- the gspC gene encoding type II secretion system protein GspC produces MLTLFHRFLPAYYLLLCAVLGLSLAWLVSSEAGIQLASQETVTANASARLSGKDRNRAPQDNRIILERNIFDSTRPAQAVTVAAATPTEKAGRRTQVAGSNMTLIGTVVAEDDSLAVININGQIEVIRIDHLVPGSGTLVTVTRDFIEIQQNDGTLVVLSLETSNDRAADNTASRRPAAATARNTGNHEIQALGGNRWLISADEADKARNNIAQLIKQVRVDPYVVGGKTEGFIIKRIQRGTLLYQMGLKRGDVLFSVNGTSLDSPEKGLQIFQQLREAKNLSVDLQRAGQPLNFQYEIK; encoded by the coding sequence ATGCTGACTTTATTCCATCGTTTTCTCCCCGCGTACTATCTACTGCTCTGCGCCGTTCTCGGTTTATCTCTGGCGTGGCTGGTGTCCAGCGAAGCCGGCATTCAACTGGCCTCGCAAGAAACGGTGACGGCAAACGCCTCGGCCCGTCTCTCCGGCAAGGATCGCAATCGCGCACCTCAAGATAACCGGATCATTCTTGAACGCAATATTTTCGATTCGACCCGGCCGGCCCAGGCAGTCACAGTCGCCGCAGCAACTCCGACGGAGAAAGCAGGACGCCGCACTCAGGTAGCCGGCAGCAACATGACCCTTATCGGCACGGTGGTTGCCGAAGACGATTCTTTGGCCGTCATCAACATCAACGGCCAGATCGAAGTCATTCGCATTGACCATCTGGTTCCCGGCAGCGGCACCCTGGTCACCGTCACCCGTGATTTTATCGAAATCCAACAAAATGACGGTACGCTCGTTGTTTTGTCTCTGGAAACGTCCAATGATCGGGCGGCCGACAACACCGCGTCCAGACGTCCGGCCGCCGCGACAGCGCGCAACACCGGCAATCACGAAATTCAGGCGTTGGGAGGCAACCGCTGGCTGATCTCAGCGGACGAGGCGGATAAAGCCCGCAACAACATTGCCCAGTTAATCAAACAGGTGCGGGTTGATCCCTATGTGGTCGGCGGGAAAACCGAAGGCTTTATCATCAAGCGCATTCAACGGGGCACCCTGCTTTACCAGATGGGCCTGAAAAGGGGCGACGTTCTGTTTTCAGTCAATGGCACCAGCCTCGACAGTCCGGAAAAAGGATTGCAGATTTTTCAACAATTACGCGAAGCCAAAAATCTCAGTGTCGATCTGCAACGCGCAGGGCAGCCACTGAACTTTCAATATGAAATCAAGTAA
- the gspD gene encoding type II secretion system secretin GspD — MLIRKFTSAVVMILLVSVLMAGPLTPACRAQPEGVGITLDFKDIELTDLIRTVSELTGKNFVYDDTIRGKATIISSQQMSVNEAYQLFLTVLNVKGYTVVPSGKTNKIVPIKSAKESNLPTLMSSLSQDQFVTRMIALEHINAADIAESILSPLMPKTSNVVVYEPSNMLIISDSASNIQRLTTIIRELDVPGALQDMQVIPLMFADAKETATICNDILTSGNAKTTTRRRTSKNVTTSSADATSKVIAYERTNRLVVMATSDDMTTILNLIAELDQEPTQQHARINLYYLENADAEELSKTLNEILTGIKKPASSSAAATTGKGVAAAAIQTNVTVSADKPTNALVINATPEDYVIIKDIIKQLDIRRKQVYVEALIMELSMDATEALGSQLQGAFEVGNEGIVNLSSNSAPGGILSDPESLLTTSVNGLLAGGFSKLIGVDTDGDGIDDSQVTAFSALIKLSKDDTNVNILSAPRLLTSDNEEAEIVVGRNVPIITSRLTDSTGSDSLAQSVSVERKDVALTLRFTPQITEGELVRLNVYQETTDLTDSVGDVNSVGPTFTTRKISNTVLARDGQTVVLGGLISTNQQETISKVPLLGDIPLLGWLFKSKDSTEIKTNLLVFITPTIISDMEDLSSVTSINREAFDRIKNDPEPSNDNTEQN; from the coding sequence GTGCTGATCCGAAAATTCACCTCTGCCGTTGTGATGATACTGCTGGTTTCCGTGCTGATGGCCGGACCGCTGACCCCTGCCTGCCGGGCCCAGCCCGAAGGTGTCGGCATTACCCTTGATTTCAAGGACATTGAGCTGACGGATCTGATTCGCACGGTCAGCGAGCTGACCGGAAAAAACTTTGTCTACGATGACACAATTCGCGGCAAGGCCACCATCATCTCCTCACAGCAGATGTCGGTTAACGAAGCCTATCAGCTGTTTCTGACCGTGCTCAACGTCAAAGGCTATACGGTCGTCCCTTCGGGCAAAACCAATAAGATCGTGCCGATCAAGTCCGCCAAGGAGAGCAACCTGCCGACTCTGATGAGCAGCCTGTCTCAGGATCAGTTTGTCACCCGGATGATCGCACTGGAGCATATCAACGCCGCCGACATCGCTGAATCGATTCTCAGCCCGTTGATGCCCAAGACCAGTAATGTGGTGGTGTACGAACCTTCCAACATGCTGATCATCTCCGACAGCGCCTCCAACATTCAACGTTTGACCACCATCATCCGTGAGTTGGATGTCCCGGGGGCGTTACAAGACATGCAGGTCATCCCCCTGATGTTTGCCGACGCCAAGGAAACCGCCACCATCTGCAATGACATCCTGACCAGTGGCAACGCAAAAACAACCACGCGCCGCCGGACCAGCAAAAACGTCACCACCAGCAGCGCGGACGCCACCAGCAAAGTGATCGCTTACGAACGCACCAATCGCCTGGTGGTCATGGCCACATCGGACGATATGACCACCATTCTCAATCTGATTGCCGAACTCGATCAGGAGCCGACGCAACAGCACGCCCGCATCAACCTCTACTATCTGGAAAATGCCGATGCCGAAGAGCTGAGTAAAACCCTCAACGAAATTCTCACCGGCATCAAGAAACCGGCGTCATCATCCGCAGCGGCAACAACCGGCAAGGGCGTCGCCGCTGCAGCGATTCAGACCAATGTGACCGTTTCGGCCGACAAGCCGACTAACGCTCTGGTCATCAATGCCACGCCGGAGGATTACGTCATCATCAAGGATATCATCAAGCAACTCGATATCCGCCGCAAACAGGTGTATGTCGAAGCCTTGATCATGGAACTGTCGATGGATGCGACGGAAGCTCTCGGATCTCAGCTTCAGGGCGCTTTTGAAGTCGGCAACGAAGGCATTGTCAATCTTTCATCAAACTCCGCTCCCGGTGGAATTCTTTCAGACCCGGAGTCCCTTCTCACCACGTCGGTGAATGGTTTACTGGCTGGAGGCTTCAGTAAACTTATTGGCGTTGACACGGATGGTGATGGTATTGACGACAGCCAGGTCACAGCATTCTCTGCACTGATCAAACTTTCCAAAGACGATACAAATGTCAATATTCTCTCCGCTCCGCGTCTGCTGACCTCTGACAATGAGGAGGCAGAAATCGTCGTGGGCCGCAACGTCCCGATTATTACGTCTCGACTGACCGACAGTACCGGCAGTGACAGCTTGGCACAGAGCGTCTCGGTCGAACGTAAGGATGTTGCCCTGACCCTGCGCTTCACGCCGCAGATCACGGAAGGGGAACTCGTCCGTTTGAATGTCTATCAGGAAACAACAGACCTGACGGACAGCGTTGGCGACGTCAACAGCGTCGGGCCTACGTTTACAACACGAAAAATCAGCAATACGGTTCTGGCGAGAGATGGGCAAACCGTGGTGCTCGGCGGTCTGATTTCGACCAACCAGCAAGAAACCATCAGTAAAGTTCCCCTCCTCGGAGACATCCCTCTGCTGGGCTGGTTGTTTAAAAGCAAAGACAGCACGGAGATCAAAACCAATTTGCTGGTGTTCATCACCCCAACAATCATCAGCGACATGGAAGACCTCTCGAGTGTCACCAGTATCAACCGGGAAGCCTTTGATCGCATCAAAAACGATCCGGAGCCCTCAAACGACAATACGGAGCAGAACTGA
- the gspE gene encoding type II secretion system ATPase GspE, which produces MAAAPRLGEILQQRFGLGDDALNNALERQQDSDQRIGELLLEQQAITSQQLSQALAEQLGLDYLDSLPEVITAEDLLSLIPLAYARHHAVIPLSRDERRLKLLMADPFDRNAINDLTTLANARIEPCLAAREEIIALINRSYETHAGAAHDMVSDIDDNDDDFVRNLEPTDLLDSNDEAPIIRFVNSLITQAYKERASDIHIEPFETELIVRYRIDGLLYEVLRPPFRATASIISRLKIMAGLNIAEKRLPQDGRFRVRIAAKDIDVRVSSLPTAFGERIVLRLLDKSNNVLSLEDIGMDNTLLEQIQKQISKPHGVFLVTGPTGSGKTTTLYAALSRLNDREKNIITVEDPIEYQLAGVGQIQVNAKINLTFASGLRSILRQDPDIIMVGEIRDHETAEIAVQSALTGHMVFSTLHTNDAAGGLTRLVEMGIEPFLAASSLVGILAQRLVRTICPHCREAYQPEAGILSQLGLDPTAAHTFYRGRGCDKCMNIGYRGRSGIYELLTMSEAIRGQLLANIDAASIRQTAIGQGMVPLRQAGLEKARQGITTLEEVIRVTQEEA; this is translated from the coding sequence ATGGCTGCAGCGCCCCGTCTTGGAGAGATCCTGCAACAACGGTTCGGACTTGGTGATGACGCCCTCAACAATGCTTTGGAACGTCAGCAGGACAGCGACCAGCGCATTGGTGAGCTGCTGCTTGAGCAACAGGCGATTACCTCACAACAACTCAGCCAGGCGTTGGCCGAGCAACTGGGACTGGACTATCTCGACAGTCTACCGGAGGTGATCACCGCTGAAGACCTGCTCAGTCTGATCCCGCTGGCCTATGCCCGGCACCATGCGGTGATCCCGCTCAGTCGCGATGAGCGCCGTCTGAAACTGCTCATGGCCGATCCGTTTGATCGCAATGCCATTAACGATCTGACCACCCTGGCCAATGCCCGCATAGAGCCCTGCCTGGCCGCCCGCGAAGAGATCATCGCGCTGATCAACCGCAGCTACGAAACCCATGCCGGGGCCGCTCACGACATGGTCAGCGACATCGACGACAACGATGACGACTTTGTGCGCAATCTGGAACCGACAGACCTGCTCGACAGCAATGACGAAGCGCCGATTATCCGTTTCGTCAACAGCCTGATCACTCAGGCGTATAAAGAACGGGCCAGCGATATCCACATTGAGCCGTTTGAAACCGAGCTGATCGTGCGCTACCGCATTGACGGCCTGCTTTACGAGGTGTTGCGCCCACCGTTTCGCGCCACGGCCAGTATCATCTCCCGCCTGAAGATCATGGCCGGTTTAAACATCGCCGAAAAGCGCCTGCCGCAGGACGGTCGCTTTCGGGTGCGCATCGCCGCCAAAGATATTGACGTGCGGGTGTCTTCCCTGCCCACGGCCTTTGGCGAACGGATCGTGCTGCGTCTGCTCGACAAAAGCAATAACGTGTTGTCCCTCGAAGATATCGGCATGGACAACACGCTGCTGGAGCAGATCCAGAAACAGATCAGCAAACCGCACGGTGTCTTCCTGGTCACCGGCCCCACCGGCAGTGGTAAAACCACCACTCTGTATGCGGCCTTAAGCCGCCTCAACGACCGGGAAAAGAACATCATCACCGTTGAAGACCCCATTGAGTATCAACTGGCCGGGGTCGGTCAGATTCAGGTCAATGCAAAAATCAACCTGACCTTTGCCAGTGGACTGCGCTCCATCCTGCGTCAGGACCCGGACATCATCATGGTCGGTGAGATTCGCGACCATGAGACCGCCGAAATTGCCGTACAGTCGGCGCTCACCGGCCACATGGTGTTTTCCACCCTGCATACCAACGATGCCGCCGGCGGCCTGACCCGTCTGGTGGAGATGGGCATTGAGCCGTTTCTGGCCGCGTCGTCACTTGTCGGCATTCTCGCCCAACGGCTGGTGCGCACCATCTGTCCGCACTGTCGTGAGGCTTATCAGCCGGAAGCCGGCATTCTCAGCCAGCTCGGTCTCGACCCGACCGCAGCGCATACCTTCTACCGCGGCCGCGGCTGTGACAAGTGCATGAACATCGGCTATCGCGGCCGGAGCGGCATTTACGAACTGTTGACCATGAGCGAAGCCATTCGTGGCCAGCTGCTGGCCAATATTGATGCCGCGTCCATCCGCCAGACCGCCATTGGCCAGGGCATGGTGCCGCTACGTCAGGCCGGGCTGGAAAAAGCCCGCCAGGGGATCACCACCCTTGAGGAAGTGATCCGAGTCACGCAAGAGGAGGCTTAA
- the gspF gene encoding type II secretion system inner membrane protein GspF, whose amino-acid sequence MALFDYTGFNQQGKNAKGSLEAGSKRAALEQLRDQGIYVSTLEEQQKTVTRRRWSLPRRSRLPINDLATTTRLLATLLQAGVPLDEALQSVVEQVENPTQARLYTQVREEVRQGSSLFEALADQGRSFPDLYQRMVEVGENSGTLDQVLLRLADFLEEQARLRSRTVSALAYPVLMAIVGVGVLLFLLSFVVPKITRMLTDLGQALPLPTRLLITTSDLISAYGWLVALLVGGAVFALLRYRRTEAGRLKLDGWTLKLPLIGRIQREIATARFSRTLGTLLHSGVPLLKALEISCGLLSNKVLRTAVEQTSLEVREGASLAEPLKRSGVFPPLLAQMTAVGERSGTLEEMLIKVADSQDRQVEITLAGLLSLLEPLMILAMGGIIGFIVLAVLLPIFQASQGLG is encoded by the coding sequence GTGGCGCTCTTTGACTACACCGGATTCAACCAACAGGGCAAAAACGCCAAAGGCAGCCTGGAGGCGGGCAGCAAACGTGCGGCACTGGAACAACTGCGCGACCAAGGCATTTACGTCAGCACCCTGGAAGAACAGCAAAAGACAGTCACGCGCCGCCGTTGGTCCCTGCCGCGCCGTTCGCGACTGCCGATCAATGACCTGGCCACCACCACCCGGCTGCTCGCCACCCTGCTTCAGGCGGGCGTGCCATTGGATGAAGCCCTGCAGTCCGTGGTCGAACAAGTGGAAAATCCAACCCAGGCCCGTCTTTATACCCAGGTGCGTGAAGAAGTCCGTCAGGGCAGCTCGCTGTTTGAAGCCCTGGCTGATCAGGGCCGTTCGTTTCCCGATCTTTACCAGCGCATGGTGGAAGTGGGCGAAAACAGCGGCACCCTCGATCAGGTGCTGTTACGTCTGGCCGATTTTCTTGAAGAACAGGCCCGGCTGCGCTCACGCACGGTTTCCGCTCTGGCCTATCCGGTACTGATGGCCATTGTCGGTGTCGGCGTGCTGCTGTTTCTGCTCAGCTTTGTCGTGCCGAAGATCACCCGCATGCTCACCGACCTCGGTCAGGCTCTGCCCTTGCCGACCCGTCTACTGATCACCACCAGCGACCTGATTTCAGCGTATGGCTGGCTGGTGGCGCTGCTGGTCGGCGGCGCTGTTTTCGCGTTGTTGCGCTATCGCCGCACCGAAGCCGGACGCCTCAAACTGGACGGCTGGACATTGAAACTGCCGCTGATCGGCCGGATTCAACGCGAGATTGCCACCGCCCGATTCAGTCGCACCCTGGGCACCCTGTTGCACAGCGGTGTTCCTCTGCTCAAGGCCCTGGAGATCAGCTGCGGACTGTTGAGTAACAAAGTCTTGCGCACGGCCGTGGAACAAACCTCTCTGGAGGTGCGTGAAGGAGCCAGCCTCGCCGAACCGCTCAAGCGCTCCGGTGTTTTCCCGCCGCTATTGGCCCAGATGACGGCCGTCGGCGAACGCAGCGGCACCCTGGAAGAGATGCTGATCAAGGTTGCCGACAGTCAGGACCGTCAGGTGGAGATCACCCTGGCCGGGCTGCTGTCGCTGCTGGAACCGTTAATGATCCTCGCTATGGGCGGCATTATCGGTTTTATTGTCCTGGCGGTTCTTCTGCCGATTTTCCAGGCCAGTCAGGGACTCGGCTAA
- the gspG gene encoding type II secretion system major pseudopilin GspG: protein MKKSANIHRNQRGFTLIEVMVVVVILGILAGIVVPKLLDRPEEARRTKAELQIKGIEDALALYKLDNGIFPSTEQGLMALVKKPESGRIPIKYREGGYMKKIPSDPWGGTYIFLSPGLNGDYDLLSYGADGEPGGEGKDADVKSWEIE from the coding sequence ATGAAAAAAAGCGCCAACATCCATCGCAACCAACGTGGTTTCACTCTGATTGAAGTCATGGTAGTTGTTGTCATTCTCGGCATTCTCGCCGGCATTGTCGTTCCAAAACTGCTCGACCGTCCGGAAGAAGCGCGTCGCACCAAAGCGGAATTACAGATCAAGGGAATCGAAGATGCGCTGGCTTTATACAAATTGGATAATGGCATCTTCCCCAGCACCGAGCAGGGCCTGATGGCACTGGTGAAAAAACCGGAATCGGGACGCATTCCCATCAAATACCGCGAAGGCGGCTACATGAAGAAAATCCCCAGCGATCCTTGGGGTGGCACCTATATCTTTCTGAGTCCCGGCCTGAACGGAGACTATGACCTGCTGTCCTACGGTGCCGATGGTGAACCGGGAGGAGAAGGCAAGGATGCCGACGTTAAAAGCTGGGAGATTGAATAA
- a CDS encoding type II secretion system protein → MPTLKAGRLNNSRGFTLVELSVVIALISLFAVLSVPLLGTVAENNLNHSARRLAGMVKYLFNETALTATQHRLEFNLDDNLCTVEQRSELGEWQAPEGRVRQYRFPGNIDIKDVWVDERGKTTSGTVTILFHPQGWLPQTTVHLQQDREDDGNELTIHLLPFTGTAEIEEGYHEFDDGNDSF, encoded by the coding sequence ATGCCGACGTTAAAAGCTGGGAGATTGAATAATTCCCGGGGGTTCACCCTGGTGGAATTGAGTGTCGTCATCGCCCTGATCAGTCTGTTTGCCGTACTGTCGGTCCCGTTGCTCGGCACGGTGGCGGAGAACAATCTCAACCACAGTGCCCGGCGTCTGGCCGGCATGGTGAAATACCTGTTCAACGAAACCGCGCTGACGGCAACGCAACATCGCCTGGAGTTCAACCTCGATGACAACCTGTGTACGGTTGAACAACGTTCTGAGTTGGGCGAATGGCAGGCACCGGAGGGGCGGGTGCGTCAATACCGGTTCCCCGGAAATATCGACATCAAAGATGTCTGGGTGGATGAACGGGGTAAAACGACCAGCGGAACGGTGACCATTCTGTTTCATCCCCAGGGCTGGCTGCCACAGACCACGGTGCACCTGCAACAGGACAGAGAAGACGACGGTAACGAGTTGACGATCCATCTGCTGCCGTTTACCGGTACGGCTGAGATCGAAGAAGGCTACCATGAGTTTGACGACGGCAACGACAGTTTCTGA
- a CDS encoding prepilin-type N-terminal cleavage/methylation domain-containing protein, with the protein MSLTTATTVSDRHSASRQCGFTLLEVMIALAIIGSALIACLTLANRSVFSNDEVQRITTATMLAQHKMSQLETDSRLGELDTSELEGQWEKPYQQYRWQVEYSATPVSGVQQVSVSVLWGTKARNEEVTLDSFLFN; encoded by the coding sequence ATGAGTTTGACGACGGCAACGACAGTTTCTGACCGGCACAGCGCCTCACGGCAATGCGGATTTACCCTGCTGGAAGTGATGATTGCCCTGGCCATTATCGGCTCGGCCCTCATCGCCTGTCTGACCCTGGCCAACCGCAGCGTATTCAGTAACGACGAGGTTCAGCGCATCACCACGGCGACCATGCTCGCCCAACACAAGATGAGCCAGCTGGAAACCGACTCGCGCCTCGGCGAGCTGGACACCTCGGAACTCGAAGGACAATGGGAAAAACCTTATCAGCAATATCGCTGGCAGGTGGAATACAGCGCCACCCCGGTTTCCGGCGTTCAACAGGTGTCGGTTTCAGTGTTGTGGGGCACCAAGGCGCGTAATGAAGAGGTCACCCTTGACTCGTTCCTGTTCAACTGA
- a CDS encoding type II secretion system protein GspJ translates to MTRSCSTDKTAGGFTLIEVLVAITLLSLVLTAVYGVFTSLSATEKQLQSDSEAYHQARIIFDRIGREIRTCYLDTGNDASTFVCAEDSLGQPYLVFSSTSALTTGDSPGGVTRVRYELETDLGETVGTLYRSAQPLFVTDDVAKRQRMSNQIKTIVWRFYDGSDWQEDWDSTTTESLPSTVEMQLTIRSKTGRDIELMTAFDLTMPRVKR, encoded by the coding sequence TTGACTCGTTCCTGTTCAACTGACAAAACCGCCGGCGGATTCACCCTGATTGAAGTCCTGGTGGCGATCACCCTGCTCAGTCTGGTACTGACTGCCGTGTATGGCGTCTTTACCTCTCTGAGCGCCACCGAGAAACAGTTGCAGAGCGATTCGGAGGCCTATCACCAGGCACGCATTATTTTCGATCGCATCGGCCGCGAGATTCGCACGTGTTACCTCGACACCGGCAATGATGCTTCGACCTTTGTCTGTGCAGAGGACAGTCTTGGTCAGCCGTATCTGGTCTTCTCATCCACTTCGGCCCTGACCACGGGTGACTCCCCCGGAGGTGTGACTCGGGTACGTTATGAACTGGAGACCGATCTGGGCGAAACAGTGGGCACCCTGTATCGTAGCGCCCAACCGCTGTTTGTCACCGACGACGTGGCCAAACGGCAACGGATGAGCAACCAGATCAAAACCATTGTCTGGCGTTTTTATGACGGCAGCGATTGGCAGGAAGACTGGGACAGCACGACAACGGAAAGCCTGCCGTCAACCGTGGAAATGCAACTGACCATCCGCAGCAAAACTGGCCGGGATATTGAACTGATGACCGCTTTCGACCTGACCATGCCCAGGGTGAAACGATGA
- the gspK gene encoding type II secretion system minor pseudopilin GspK, giving the protein MKRGEFFAKRTLANERGMALLLVLAITALLAALLSELSFSTLVDLRLAETYRDTTRSYYIAKGGIQVGQMILADDDNAYDGYDELWARGISNYPVGDNGWVSIEVTPLDGRINLNDLVSSSGNIDAVVKDRCLRLFDILEIAQPHSHVDALIDWLDPDDDPQPAGAEAGYYALQDPATYCKNGPMDTLEELQLIAGFTEEEIKKLRPHVSLYGDNKIHLNSASAEVLYALAEEMTIDMAEAIVQQRNEKPFESVEELKEQPNWESFYWAINGYVQVKANYYRIDTRASVNDGERRARATVEKDDNRIVYFEIR; this is encoded by the coding sequence ATGAAAAGGGGCGAGTTTTTTGCCAAAAGGACCCTTGCCAACGAACGCGGTATGGCGCTGCTGCTTGTTCTGGCGATTACCGCCCTGCTGGCGGCACTGCTCAGCGAATTGTCCTTTTCCACCCTGGTGGATTTGCGTCTGGCCGAAACCTATCGCGATACCACCCGGTCCTATTATATCGCCAAGGGTGGTATCCAGGTCGGCCAGATGATTCTGGCCGATGACGACAACGCGTATGATGGTTACGATGAACTCTGGGCACGAGGCATCAGCAATTATCCGGTGGGAGACAATGGCTGGGTATCCATTGAAGTGACACCGTTGGACGGTCGCATCAACCTCAACGACCTGGTCAGCAGCAGCGGTAACATCGATGCCGTGGTCAAGGATCGCTGCCTGCGACTGTTTGACATTCTCGAAATTGCTCAGCCGCACAGCCATGTCGATGCGCTGATCGACTGGCTGGACCCGGATGATGATCCGCAACCGGCAGGCGCTGAAGCCGGCTATTATGCCTTGCAGGATCCGGCCACCTACTGCAAGAACGGCCCGATGGATACCCTGGAAGAACTCCAGTTGATTGCCGGATTCACCGAGGAAGAGATCAAAAAACTGCGCCCCCATGTCAGCCTGTACGGCGATAACAAGATTCATCTCAATTCGGCCAGCGCCGAAGTGCTTTACGCTCTGGCGGAAGAAATGACGATCGACATGGCTGAAGCGATTGTCCAGCAGCGCAACGAAAAGCCGTTTGAATCGGTGGAAGAACTCAAGGAACAGCCAAACTGGGAGAGCTTCTACTGGGCGATCAACGGCTATGTCCAGGTGAAAGCCAATTATTACCGAATCGACACCCGTGCCAGTGTCAATGACGGCGAACGCCGGGCTCGGGCAACGGTGGAAAAAGATGACAACCGTATTGTTTATTTTGAAATACGTTAG
- a CDS encoding GspL/Epsl periplasmic domain-containing protein — MTKRRIGLEITSNRIRLVIFDGDKEKPVLLRKVEQALEPESDISDIVNQMLDGPAGFGDRFCTVLPGDDSFVRRLNFPFNDSRKIDAAVGMELASQLPIDISDHLVATTPATGADGQFTTTAATYPQPKIAEFLAPFDAGKIPIHVLGLTPFTELSGLRPWLTHGLLVRAHDGLLTLSLVIDGEMISHENCGPLEETPKHLAEQINREAGLLCRAERLSQQPLCLIGSTITPALISAIKEMDWDLITVPLDEGAHSIDPAFLPVCAMALAADRATINFRRGPFTLKSEWAALKKHFYIGGGLVLAALGILAATALHSYQFKTEVAEGYRKQLTQVFRETLPGQTAIVDPVQQLTVELSRLRETGQLVGLDKSTSALAVLRDFSAHTPKDITVDIKTFSYEPENLNVEGVTNSFDSVNRLAGELRKSPSFTAVRIADAKMGIEGKRVSFRLQISIGHTQQGGAL, encoded by the coding sequence ATGACGAAACGACGGATTGGACTTGAAATAACTTCCAACAGGATCCGCCTGGTAATTTTCGATGGCGATAAGGAAAAACCGGTGCTGCTGCGTAAAGTGGAGCAGGCTCTGGAGCCGGAGAGCGACATTAGTGACATCGTCAATCAGATGCTTGATGGCCCGGCCGGATTCGGCGACCGCTTCTGCACCGTTCTGCCCGGTGACGACAGTTTTGTGCGGCGGTTGAATTTCCCCTTTAATGATTCACGAAAAATCGATGCCGCCGTTGGCATGGAACTGGCGTCACAACTGCCCATCGATATCAGTGACCATCTTGTCGCCACGACGCCGGCCACCGGAGCAGACGGCCAATTCACCACAACAGCCGCGACTTATCCACAGCCCAAAATCGCCGAATTCCTCGCCCCGTTCGACGCCGGAAAAATCCCCATCCATGTCCTTGGCCTGACCCCGTTTACCGAGCTAAGCGGTCTGCGACCCTGGCTGACGCACGGACTTCTGGTTCGGGCTCATGACGGTCTGCTGACCCTCAGCCTGGTGATCGACGGAGAAATGATCAGCCATGAGAACTGTGGCCCCCTGGAAGAGACGCCCAAACATCTCGCCGAACAGATCAACCGGGAAGCCGGCCTGCTGTGCCGCGCCGAACGCTTAAGTCAGCAACCGCTGTGCCTGATCGGCAGCACTATCACCCCGGCTCTCATCTCTGCAATCAAAGAGATGGATTGGGACCTCATCACGGTGCCTCTTGATGAAGGCGCTCATTCGATTGATCCGGCCTTTCTTCCCGTTTGCGCCATGGCTCTGGCCGCCGACCGGGCGACGATCAATTTCCGCCGTGGACCGTTCACCTTGAAGAGTGAATGGGCCGCATTGAAAAAACATTTTTACATCGGTGGTGGATTAGTGCTGGCGGCCCTGGGAATTCTGGCGGCAACCGCTCTGCACAGCTATCAGTTCAAAACCGAGGTGGCTGAGGGATACCGTAAGCAACTCACTCAGGTCTTCCGTGAAACCCTGCCGGGCCAGACGGCGATTGTCGATCCGGTTCAACAACTCACGGTCGAACTCAGCCGTCTACGTGAAACCGGCCAGCTGGTCGGCCTCGACAAATCCACGTCCGCCCTCGCCGTGCTGCGCGACTTTTCAGCGCACACGCCGAAGGATATCACCGTCGATATCAAAACGTTCAGCTATGAACCGGAAAATCTCAATGTCGAAGGCGTGACCAACTCGTTCGACAGCGTCAACCGGCTGGCCGGGGAGCTGCGCAAAAGTCCCTCGTTCACGGCGGTGCGCATTGCCGATGCCAAGATGGGCATTGAAGGAAAGCGGGTGTCGTTCCGACTGCAGATCAGTATCGGCCATACCCAGCAGGGAGGTGCCTTATGA